A genomic window from Sceloporus undulatus isolate JIND9_A2432 ecotype Alabama chromosome 9, SceUnd_v1.1, whole genome shotgun sequence includes:
- the PEA15 gene encoding astrocytic phosphoprotein PEA-15 — protein sequence MAEYSSLLEDLAENITNEDLDQLKSACKEDIPSEKHDQIATSKDWFGFLEKHKKLDKDNLSYIEHIFEISRRPDLLTMVVEYRTQVLKISEEDEVDTKLTRIPSAKKYKDIIRQPSEEEIIKLAPPPKKA from the exons ATGGCGGAGTACAGCAGCCTCTTGGAGGACCTTGCGGAGAACATCACCAACGAGGACCTGGACCAGCTGAAGTCGGCCTGCAAGGAGGACATCCCCAGCGAGAAGCACGACCAGATCGCCACCAGCAAGGACTGGTTCGGCTTCCTGGAGAAGCACAAGAAACTGGACAAAG ACAACCTCTCCTACATCGAGCACATCTTTGAGATCTCCCGCCGCCCCGACTTGCTCACGATGGTGGTGGAGTACCGGACCCAAGTGCTGAAGATCTCCGAAGAGGACGAAGTGGACACCAAGCTCACCAGGATCCCCAGCGCCAAGAAATACAAAG ACATCATCCGGCAGCCATCCGAAGAAGAGATCATCAAACTGGCTCCCCCCCCAAAGAAGGCTTAA